The following proteins are co-located in the Solanum pennellii chromosome 8, SPENNV200 genome:
- the LOC107028899 gene encoding BTB/POZ domain-containing protein NPY1 → MKFMKLGSKPDTFQDQGKGVRYVSSELATDVTIIVGEVIFYLHKFPLLSMSNKLQKLVSKANEENSDVIQLVDFPGGSRAFEICAKFCYGMTVTLNPYNVVAARCAAEYLEMTEEVDRGNLIFKIEVFLNSSVFCSWKDSIIVLQTTKSLRPWSEDLKVVGRCIDSIASKTSMDPSSITWSYTYNRKVAVSDKITEVGMKFPGKLESVPKDWWVEDICELEIDLYKRVMVAIKSKGRMDGSVIGEALRTYAMRWLPNSIEALVSEAHSRRNKSLLETIICLLPYDKGVTCSCCFLLKLLKVAILVGADDSSRDELVKSISLKLDEASVNDLLIPARSPQTTVYDVELVKCLVNRFMARERSSRDKNIPPKSTNDFILGHASWLKVGKLIDGYLAEIARDPNVSLSIFIELLQSIPDSARPIHDALYEAIDIYLQEHSSLTKAEKKHLCGLMDVRKLTMDASMHAAQNERLPLRTVVQVLFFEQIRAAAGVQTLNHRNTDAVDSSRMTEKEYWQKTLPEKQNVSKPSSEIKIKGEDPQKNMKLVKKGSKNRSSGPQLMPSRSRRIFDKLFTGKVSSNGENRSSETSGSSQSPTLRIIQAEMKSSCASSRNRRNSIS, encoded by the exons atgaagttCATGAAGTTGGGATCAAAACCAGATACATTTCAAGATCAAGGAAAAGGTGTAAG GTACGTGTCATCTGAGCTGGCTACAGATGTTACCATCATTGTTGGTGAAGTAATATTTTATCTTCACAAG TTTCCTCTGTTGTCCATGAGCAACAAGCTGCAAAAGCTTGTCTCAAAAGCAAATGAAGAGAATTCTGATGTAATTCAGTTAGTGGATTTTCCTGGTGGATCTAGAGCTTTTGAGATTTGCGCCAAATTTTGCTATGGAATGACAGTGACCCTCAATCCATACAATGTTGTTGCTGCACGTTGTGCAGCTGAGTACCTTGAGATGACGGAAGAAGTTGACCGAGGAAACCTTATCTTCAAAATCGAGGTATTCCTTAattccagtgttttctgcagcTGGAAAGATTCAATTATTGTTCTACAAACCACCAAGTCTCTTCGACCATGGTCTGAAGATCTGAAGGTGGTAGGTAGATGTATAGATTCTATTGCATCCAAAACGTCAATGGATCCTTCAAGTATTACATGGTCCTACACGTACAACAGAAAAGTGGCAGTCTCAGATAAGATCACAGAAGTTGGGATGAAATTCCCTGGAAAGCTTGAATCCGTGCCTAAGGATTGGTGGGTAGAAGATATATGTGAACTTGAGATAGATCTTTACAAACGAGTTATGGTTGCCATTAAATCTAAAGGAAGAATGGATGGTAGTGTTATTGGCGAGGCACTAAGAACTTATGCCATGAGATGGCTGCCTAATTCTATTGAGGCTTTGGTATCTGAAGCTCATAGCAGAAGGAACAAGTCGCTGTTAGAAACTATAATCTGCTTATTGCCTTATGACAAAGGTGTTACTTGTTCGTGTTGTTTCTTGCTTAAGTTACTGAAAGTCGCTATTCTTGTCGGGGCAGATGATTCATCAAGGGATGAACTTGTAAAAAGTATCAGCTTAAAGCTGGATGAGGCTTCCGTCAACGATCTTTTGATTCCAGCAAGGTCTCCCCAAACTACTGTTTATGATGTTGAACTAGTGAAGTGCCTTGTGAATCGATTCATGGCTCGTGAAAGAAGTAGTAGGGATAAGAACATTCCCCCGAAGAGCACCAATGATTTTATCTTGGGGCATGCATCATGGTTGAAAGTCGGTAAATTAATTGATGGCTATCTTGCAGAAATTGCTCGTGATCCAAATGTCAGTCTCTCTATTTTCATTGAACTGTTGCAATCAATTCCAGACTCAGCAAGACCAATCCATGATGCATTATATGAGGCAATCGATATCTATCTGCAG GAACACTCAAGCTTGACAAAAGCTGAGAAAAAACATTTATGTGGTCTCATGGATGTCAGGAAATTAACAATGGATGCATCTATGCATGCTGCACAAAATGAACGTCTGCCTCTCCGGACAGTCGTTCAAGTCCTGTTCTTTGAGCAAATTAGAGCAGCTGCTGGAGTTCAGACCTTAAATCACAGAAATACTGATGCTGTAGATTCCTCTAGGATGACTGAAAAGGAATATTGGCAAAAAACATTACCAGAGAAGCAGAATGTATCGAAGCCATCTAGTGAAATAAAGATAAAAGGTGAAGATCCACAGAAGAACATGAAACTGGTAAAGAAAGGTAGCAAGAACAGAAGTAGTGGACCACAGTTGATGCCATCAAGATCAAGGAGAATATTTGACAAGCTGTTTACTGGTAAGGTGTCTAGTAACGGCGAAAACCGGAGCTCTGAGACATCTGGTAGTTCTCAGAGTCCAACTTTAAGGATTATTCAAGCAGAAATGAAGTCATCTTGTGCATCTTCAAGAAATAGGAGGAATtccatatcataa